A region from the Brachyspira pilosicoli genome encodes:
- the gltA gene encoding NADPH-dependent glutamate synthase has translation MPPRSKLGEIPRQEMPQRSAEERKKDFKEVPLGYTEEQAYTESLRCLDCKVPHCMEGCPAKVKIPEFIGLIAEKKFLEAAKKIKETNALPAACGRVCPQETQCEQRCVVGKKFEPVAIGKLEMFVADYERKHAKYDGLKVEKNGKKVCIIGAGPAGLACAGDLIKLGYDVTVLEALHTIGGVLMYGIPEFRLPKELVAHEVENLKKDGVNFKINEVAGISLDFNELRKEYDAIFLGTGAGLPAFLNIPGENYCGVYSANEYLTRVNLMGAYKFPEVDTPVIRHKRVAVLGGGNVAMDACRTAVRLGAEKVYIVYRRTEKELPARVEEVHHAMEEGVDFRFLRAPLEIIADENDNVKAVRTQVMELGEADADGRRKPVPVEGKTEDIEVDAVIVAIGTTPNPLISRKVPELQTTKKGTYVIDEETGATSVEGVFAGGDAARGAATVILAIGDGKRAAAGIHKYLSK, from the coding sequence ATGCCACCAAGATCAAAATTGGGTGAAATACCTAGGCAAGAAATGCCGCAAAGAAGTGCTGAAGAGCGTAAAAAGGACTTCAAAGAAGTACCTTTAGGTTATACAGAAGAACAAGCATATACTGAATCTTTAAGATGTTTAGATTGTAAAGTTCCACATTGTATGGAAGGTTGTCCTGCTAAGGTAAAAATACCTGAGTTTATAGGGCTTATAGCTGAAAAGAAATTTTTAGAAGCAGCTAAAAAAATAAAAGAAACTAATGCATTACCAGCAGCTTGCGGAAGAGTATGTCCTCAAGAAACTCAATGTGAACAAAGATGTGTTGTTGGTAAGAAATTTGAGCCTGTTGCTATTGGTAAATTAGAGATGTTTGTTGCTGACTATGAAAGAAAACATGCTAAGTATGATGGCTTAAAAGTAGAAAAAAACGGTAAAAAAGTATGTATTATAGGTGCTGGTCCTGCTGGGTTGGCTTGTGCTGGAGACTTAATAAAATTAGGTTATGATGTTACAGTGCTTGAAGCGTTGCATACTATAGGCGGAGTACTTATGTATGGTATTCCAGAGTTCCGTTTGCCTAAAGAGTTGGTTGCTCATGAAGTAGAAAACCTTAAAAAAGATGGAGTTAATTTTAAAATAAATGAAGTTGCTGGTATATCTTTGGATTTCAATGAATTAAGAAAAGAATATGATGCTATATTCTTGGGTACTGGTGCTGGGCTTCCTGCTTTTTTAAATATACCTGGTGAAAATTACTGCGGAGTTTATTCTGCTAATGAATATTTAACTCGTGTAAATTTAATGGGAGCATATAAATTCCCAGAAGTAGATACTCCTGTTATAAGACATAAAAGAGTTGCTGTATTAGGCGGCGGTAACGTGGCTATGGATGCTTGCAGAACTGCTGTAAGGCTTGGTGCTGAAAAGGTATATATAGTTTATAGAAGAACAGAAAAAGAACTTCCTGCAAGAGTTGAAGAGGTTCATCACGCTATGGAAGAGGGTGTTGATTTTAGATTTTTAAGAGCTCCTTTAGAAATTATTGCTGATGAGAATGATAATGTAAAAGCAGTTAGAACTCAAGTTATGGAACTTGGTGAGGCTGATGCCGATGGAAGAAGAAAACCTGTTCCTGTAGAAGGAAAAACTGAAGATATAGAAGTAGATGCTGTTATTGTTGCTATAGGTACTACTCCTAATCCTCTTATATCTAGAAAAGTACCTGAATTACAAACTACTAAAAAAGGTACTTATGTAATAGATGAAGAGACTGGTGCTACTTCTGTAGAGGGTGTATTTGCTGGCGGCGATGCTGCTCGTGGAGCTGCTACTGTTATACTTGCTATTGGTGACGGTAAAAGAGCTGCAGCTGGTATACATAAATACTTATCTAAGTAA